A window of Microbacterium luteolum contains these coding sequences:
- a CDS encoding fluoride efflux transporter FluC, which translates to MSPLLFLGAALAGGLGAVLRYLADLGVAHVAGRRFPWGILLVNITGSFALGVVTTALPDAAFLLGAGLLGGYTTFSTAMLDTVALWRDGERPASVLNAIGMLLLGLVAAGLGLALGASI; encoded by the coding sequence GTGAGTCCGCTGCTCTTCCTCGGTGCTGCGCTCGCCGGCGGACTCGGGGCGGTGCTGCGTTATCTCGCCGACCTCGGAGTCGCCCACGTCGCCGGGCGCCGCTTCCCGTGGGGCATCCTGCTGGTGAACATCACGGGCTCCTTCGCCCTCGGTGTCGTCACGACCGCGCTGCCGGATGCCGCGTTCCTCCTCGGGGCCGGGCTCCTCGGCGGATACACGACGTTCAGCACCGCCATGCTCGACACCGTCGCCCTGTGGCGCGACGGGGAGCGTCCGGCATCCGTCCTCAACGCGATCGGGATGCTGCTGCTCGGACTCGTCGCGGCGGGACTCGGGCTGGCTCTCGGCGCTTCGATCTGA
- a CDS encoding MerR family transcriptional regulator, translated as MEQKDWSIQEIARLAGTTSRTLRHYDDIGLLPPTRIAPNGYRHYDAPALVRLQRILLLRDLGLGLPQIAGILAKESAETSALQTHLALLREEQARLARQIASVESTIDALRGGEELMAENMFDGFDHTKYKEEVEDRWGKKAYADSDRWWRGMTDAERADWQQRVSDLGRDWIAAAESGIDPASAEAQDVARRHVEWLTSVPGTPAAVPGGDVKGYVIGLGEMYVADPRFGANYATASGGTQGAEFVRDALRIYAEANL; from the coding sequence ATGGAGCAGAAGGACTGGTCTATCCAGGAGATCGCACGACTCGCAGGAACCACGAGCCGCACGCTGCGACACTACGACGACATCGGACTGCTGCCGCCGACACGCATCGCGCCCAACGGCTACCGTCACTATGACGCCCCGGCGCTCGTGCGCCTGCAGCGCATCCTGCTGCTGCGGGACCTCGGCCTCGGGCTGCCGCAGATCGCCGGGATCCTCGCGAAGGAGAGCGCGGAGACATCCGCCCTGCAGACCCATCTCGCGCTGCTGCGCGAGGAGCAGGCCCGACTGGCGCGTCAGATCGCGTCCGTCGAATCCACCATCGACGCATTGAGAGGAGGTGAAGAACTCATGGCAGAGAACATGTTCGACGGCTTCGACCACACCAAGTACAAGGAGGAGGTCGAGGATCGTTGGGGTAAGAAGGCCTACGCCGACAGCGACCGCTGGTGGCGGGGCATGACGGATGCCGAGCGCGCCGACTGGCAGCAGCGCGTCTCCGATCTCGGGCGCGACTGGATCGCCGCCGCGGAGAGCGGCATCGACCCGGCATCCGCCGAGGCTCAGGACGTCGCCCGTCGTCACGTCGAGTGGCTGACGAGCGTGCCCGGCACGCCTGCGGCGGTCCCCGGCGGCGACGTGAAGGGCTACGTGATCGGTCTCGGCGAGATGTACGTCGCGGACCCGCGCTTCGGCGCGAACTACGCGACGGCATCCGGCGGCACTCAGGGCGCGGAGTTCGTCCGCGACGCCCTTCGCATCTACGCGGAGGCGAATCTGTAG
- a CDS encoding fluoride efflux transporter FluC: MTKVNLRRVLLVALGGTVGTAARLGLGLVIPDAGGFPIAVLLANVVGALLIGVLVARPLDRRGETAAADLRLLLGTGVLGGFTTYSAFMTGTVSLWADAPLVATAYAAGTLALGLGAAALGLRIGRPRPASGAAS; this comes from the coding sequence GTGACGAAAGTGAACCTCCGCCGCGTCCTGCTCGTCGCCCTCGGCGGCACGGTCGGCACCGCGGCGAGGCTGGGTCTCGGACTCGTCATCCCGGATGCGGGCGGCTTCCCGATCGCGGTGCTGCTCGCGAACGTCGTCGGCGCTCTGCTGATCGGTGTGCTGGTGGCGCGCCCCCTCGACAGGCGCGGGGAGACCGCTGCTGCCGATCTCCGCCTGCTGCTCGGCACCGGCGTGCTCGGCGGGTTCACGACGTACAGCGCCTTCATGACCGGAACGGTGTCGCTGTGGGCGGATGCTCCGCTCGTCGCGACCGCCTACGCCGCCGGAACTCTCGCGCTCGGCCTCGGCGCCGCCGCGCTGGGGCTGCGCATCGGTCGACCCCGCCCGGCCTCAGGGGCGGCGTCGTGA
- a CDS encoding carbohydrate ABC transporter permease encodes MIVVASPPRASAERMPEAPRPGIRRRRRNPGASPWWALVFLGPTALGITAFYLWPTVRTLIISFTRSGPFGGSEWVGIENYTRLFQDAELIGALRNTALYTVIALIGIPLAVAIAALLNTTGLKGRSVYRTLYFIPVVTMPAAIALVWRMIYNGDYGVLNAALGAVGIDGRSWLTDPSTALIAIAVVGIWAGLGTNIVIFLAGLQGIPDTIMEAADLDGAGPVRKFFSITIPLLSPSIFFVSVISVIGALQVFDLIYMMLGRSNPAMPNTRTVVYLFYEAGFLDNDRGYAAAVAFLLLVIILLLTVVQFRLQKKWVHYE; translated from the coding sequence ATGATCGTCGTCGCGTCACCCCCGCGCGCCTCGGCAGAGCGGATGCCGGAGGCCCCGCGCCCCGGCATCCGCCGCCGCCGGCGCAACCCCGGCGCCTCCCCGTGGTGGGCGCTGGTCTTCCTCGGCCCCACGGCCCTGGGGATCACCGCCTTCTACCTGTGGCCGACAGTGCGCACCCTGATCATCTCGTTCACCAGGTCCGGGCCGTTCGGCGGCTCGGAGTGGGTCGGCATCGAGAACTACACCCGCCTTTTCCAGGATGCCGAGCTGATCGGCGCGCTGCGCAACACCGCGCTCTACACGGTGATCGCCCTGATCGGCATCCCTCTCGCCGTGGCGATCGCCGCACTCCTGAACACGACAGGGCTCAAGGGCCGCAGCGTCTACCGCACCCTCTACTTCATCCCCGTGGTCACGATGCCCGCGGCGATCGCGCTGGTGTGGCGGATGATCTACAACGGCGATTACGGCGTGCTCAACGCGGCGCTCGGTGCCGTCGGCATCGACGGTCGCAGCTGGCTCACCGACCCGAGCACCGCGCTCATCGCGATCGCGGTCGTGGGCATCTGGGCCGGCCTCGGCACGAACATCGTCATCTTCCTCGCGGGGCTGCAGGGCATCCCCGACACGATCATGGAGGCCGCCGACCTCGACGGCGCCGGACCCGTGCGCAAGTTCTTCTCGATCACGATCCCGCTGCTGTCGCCGTCGATCTTCTTCGTCAGCGTGATCAGCGTGATCGGCGCGCTGCAGGTGTTCGACCTCATCTACATGATGCTCGGCCGCAGCAACCCCGCGATGCCGAACACCCGCACCGTGGTCTACCTGTTCTACGAAGCGGGCTTCCTCGACAACGACCGCGGCTACGCGGCCGCCGTCGCCTTCCTCCTGCTCGTGATCATCCTGCTGCTCACCGTCGTCCAGTTCCGTCTGCAGAAGAAGTGGGTGCACTATGAGTGA
- a CDS encoding Gfo/Idh/MocA family protein, whose product MDLKIGIIGFGARSTLQEEVHRPGKGSRITAVCDLADRARQDASALLPDALVTDSLDELLASGVDAVMVLTPDDTHAALSIRALEAGVPVFCEKPLAIDLADADAMLETARRTGTRLYIGHNMRHMPLITLMRDLIQAGRIGEVKAVWVRHFVGHGGDFYFKDWHADRRRTNGLLLQKGAHDIDIIHWLAGAYTEQVAAMGALSVYGDIDDRRERTNERMRDWFSVDNWPPTSLTGLNPVIDVEDISMVNMRLEGGILASYQQCHFTPDYWRNYTVIGTEGRIENFGDVAGSEVRLWNRRHAGAADADEVFIVPAVPDAGHDGADALLVAEFLRFVRDGGLTETSPVAAREAVAAGILATVSLRGDGSSIAIPPLDPDLAAYFERGQVEVALV is encoded by the coding sequence GTGGATCTCAAGATCGGCATCATCGGCTTCGGCGCGCGCTCGACCCTGCAGGAAGAGGTGCATCGCCCCGGCAAGGGGTCGCGCATCACGGCCGTCTGCGACCTCGCCGACCGTGCCAGGCAGGACGCGAGCGCCCTGCTGCCCGACGCGCTCGTCACGGACTCGCTCGACGAGCTCCTCGCGTCCGGTGTCGACGCGGTGATGGTGCTCACCCCCGACGACACCCACGCGGCGCTCAGCATCCGCGCTCTGGAGGCGGGGGTGCCCGTTTTCTGCGAGAAGCCGCTCGCCATCGACCTCGCCGATGCCGATGCCATGCTCGAGACGGCCCGCCGCACCGGGACGCGTCTCTACATCGGCCACAACATGCGGCACATGCCCCTCATCACCCTGATGCGCGACCTCATCCAGGCCGGTCGCATCGGCGAGGTCAAGGCGGTGTGGGTGCGCCACTTCGTCGGGCACGGCGGCGACTTCTACTTCAAGGACTGGCACGCCGACCGGCGACGCACCAACGGGTTGCTCCTGCAGAAGGGCGCCCATGACATCGACATCATCCACTGGCTCGCCGGCGCGTACACCGAGCAGGTCGCCGCGATGGGCGCGCTGAGCGTCTACGGCGACATCGACGATCGGCGCGAGCGGACGAACGAGCGCATGCGTGACTGGTTCAGCGTCGACAACTGGCCGCCGACCTCCCTCACGGGGCTCAACCCCGTGATCGATGTGGAGGACATCTCGATGGTCAACATGCGGCTCGAAGGCGGAATCCTCGCGTCGTACCAGCAGTGCCACTTCACGCCCGACTACTGGCGCAACTACACCGTGATCGGCACCGAGGGCCGGATCGAGAACTTCGGCGATGTGGCGGGCAGCGAGGTCAGGCTGTGGAACCGACGTCACGCCGGAGCCGCAGACGCCGACGAGGTGTTCATCGTCCCGGCGGTGCCGGATGCCGGGCACGACGGCGCCGACGCGCTGCTCGTCGCCGAGTTCCTGCGGTTCGTCCGCGACGGCGGCCTCACAGAGACGTCACCCGTCGCGGCACGAGAGGCTGTGGCGGCCGGCATCCTCGCGACCGTGTCCCTGCGCGGCGACGGCTCGTCGATCGCGATCCCGCCGCTGGACCCCGACCTCGCGGCCTACTTCGAACGGGGACAGGTCGAGGTCGCGCTGGTATGA
- a CDS encoding LacI family DNA-binding transcriptional regulator has protein sequence MAQREHSAPRRPTLRMVAERAGVSTATVSYVFSGRSGSTGAGVAEATAARVLAAAEELNYRPNSAARSIRTGRSGMVQLSLHLLSDPWSLAVADAVNAEANRHGLTTLILADGDWHAALDRVESDVAYLDGVGLGEDARRKLQELVQRGQRLVVFSESLEPDGFDVIRSDAIPGCELAMDHLLERHTAIGCIAAEGAVRLAPEQVTRYTPYLEKLAAAGIEPDPDWTVTYEETPASAFTAAVTLLSRDDRPRAIYATTDFAAIAAINAAHMLGLRVPHDVAVVGVGNTPDASLVAPTLTTVGPTDFYERQASIIIDRALESEPSPGRRHDFPWTLFPGGSTDLDAPTARPR, from the coding sequence ATGGCGCAGCGCGAACATTCGGCGCCCCGGCGACCGACCCTCCGCATGGTGGCCGAGCGCGCGGGGGTGTCGACGGCGACCGTGTCGTACGTCTTCTCCGGGCGATCGGGATCCACCGGCGCCGGGGTCGCCGAGGCGACGGCCGCCCGCGTGCTGGCCGCAGCGGAAGAGCTCAACTACCGACCGAACAGTGCGGCGCGGTCGATCCGCACCGGTCGCAGCGGCATGGTGCAGCTCTCGCTGCATCTGCTCAGCGACCCGTGGTCTCTGGCCGTCGCCGACGCCGTGAACGCCGAGGCGAACCGCCACGGACTCACGACGCTGATCCTCGCCGACGGCGACTGGCATGCCGCCCTCGACCGGGTCGAGAGCGACGTCGCCTATCTCGACGGAGTCGGACTCGGCGAGGACGCGAGGCGCAAGCTGCAGGAACTCGTGCAGCGCGGCCAGCGCCTCGTGGTGTTCTCGGAGTCGCTCGAACCCGACGGCTTCGACGTCATCCGCTCGGATGCCATCCCCGGATGCGAGCTCGCGATGGACCACCTCCTCGAGCGGCACACCGCGATCGGATGCATCGCCGCGGAGGGTGCCGTGCGCCTCGCACCCGAGCAGGTCACGCGTTACACGCCCTACCTCGAGAAGCTGGCGGCGGCGGGCATCGAACCCGACCCGGACTGGACCGTCACCTACGAGGAGACACCGGCCAGCGCCTTCACCGCCGCCGTCACGCTGCTCTCGCGCGACGACCGTCCCCGCGCGATCTACGCCACGACCGACTTCGCCGCCATCGCCGCGATCAACGCCGCGCACATGCTCGGACTCCGAGTGCCGCACGACGTCGCCGTGGTGGGCGTGGGCAACACGCCCGATGCGAGCCTCGTGGCGCCGACGCTGACGACGGTCGGCCCGACCGACTTCTACGAGCGCCAGGCGAGCATCATCATCGACCGCGCTCTCGAGAGCGAACCCTCACCGGGGCGACGGCACGATTTCCCCTGGACGCTCTTCCCCGGCGGCTCGACGGACCTCGACGCCCCCACCGCGCGGCCGCGCTGA
- a CDS encoding nitroreductase family protein, translated as MELLDAIRRRKTTNGPLLPDPVSEEHQRLLLEAAGRAPSQLNSQPWRFVVIESRDTIEQIARISGESMTEAMSNGTFFERYKPYFRFSEAEMEEKRSGMLFDKLPAALRPFTSQVFTKRGQTLMNTFGVPKTLGSENRKLVAGSPLLLGVMLDRSEYRPGQLSSFYSVFSMGAAMENIWLTTVELGMGIQFISFPMEVPGRWEEIISLLKVPDDLELMAVYRLGYLPPDQRRPAIDWSSSQRKLASQYVFRENCEVPQQGWDDAPTLPHEA; from the coding sequence ATGGAACTGCTCGACGCCATCCGCCGCCGCAAGACCACGAACGGGCCGCTCCTGCCGGACCCGGTCTCCGAGGAGCACCAGCGCCTGCTGCTGGAAGCGGCGGGACGCGCTCCCTCGCAGCTGAACAGCCAGCCCTGGAGATTCGTCGTGATCGAGAGTCGCGACACCATCGAGCAGATCGCGCGCATCTCAGGCGAGAGCATGACCGAGGCGATGTCGAACGGCACCTTCTTCGAGCGGTACAAGCCGTACTTCCGCTTCAGCGAGGCCGAGATGGAGGAGAAGCGCAGCGGGATGCTGTTCGACAAGCTGCCCGCCGCGCTCCGGCCCTTCACCAGCCAGGTCTTCACCAAGCGCGGGCAGACACTGATGAACACGTTCGGTGTGCCGAAGACACTGGGATCGGAGAACCGGAAGCTCGTCGCGGGGTCGCCCCTGCTTCTGGGGGTCATGCTCGATCGCAGCGAGTACCGCCCCGGCCAGCTCTCGTCGTTCTACTCGGTGTTCAGCATGGGCGCGGCGATGGAGAACATCTGGCTCACCACGGTCGAGCTCGGCATGGGCATCCAGTTCATCTCCTTCCCGATGGAGGTGCCCGGTCGGTGGGAGGAGATCATCAGCCTGCTGAAGGTGCCCGACGACCTCGAGCTGATGGCCGTGTACCGGCTCGGCTACCTGCCGCCGGACCAGCGCCGCCCGGCGATCGACTGGTCGAGCAGTCAGCGCAAGCTCGCCTCGCAGTACGTGTTCCGCGAGAACTGCGAGGTTCCCCAGCAGGGCTGGGATGACGCGCCGACACTCCCGCACGAGGCGTGA
- a CDS encoding DUF4097 family beta strand repeat-containing protein, whose translation MTEKWLIAPGEERVIDIESISRLKVGLVGGQVDIVAHDEPGIRIEVHGVTTKDLRIESHDGEVEIDHPQLGWDNFLEVFRNFGSGGPRAEVSVAVPRSIALNLGVVSAGALVSGIRNDARLNTVSGDIIVDTLIGDLNVNSVSGDVQVRGLTGSITANSVSGDVAVTGAVRKATVDIVSGSTLVDAAGDVNTISVNSVSGGTTVRLDESLAANYVIRSLSGRLLIDGVERSSSGPSNYTGTTGELAGRFVDLRANSVSGGVTVLRRAPESITNDAEWEES comes from the coding sequence ATGACCGAGAAGTGGCTCATCGCCCCCGGCGAGGAACGCGTCATCGACATCGAATCCATCAGCCGGCTGAAGGTCGGCCTCGTCGGCGGCCAGGTCGACATCGTCGCGCACGACGAACCCGGCATCCGCATCGAGGTGCACGGCGTCACCACCAAGGACCTCCGCATCGAGTCCCACGACGGCGAGGTCGAGATCGACCACCCGCAGCTCGGCTGGGACAACTTCCTCGAGGTCTTCCGCAACTTCGGCTCAGGCGGACCCCGGGCCGAGGTGAGCGTGGCCGTCCCGCGCTCGATCGCCCTGAACCTCGGCGTCGTCAGCGCCGGCGCCCTGGTGTCCGGCATCCGAAACGACGCCCGGCTCAACACCGTCTCCGGCGACATCATCGTCGACACCCTCATCGGCGACCTCAACGTCAACTCCGTCTCCGGCGATGTGCAGGTGCGCGGACTCACCGGTTCGATCACCGCCAACAGCGTCTCGGGCGATGTCGCCGTCACCGGCGCCGTGCGCAAGGCGACCGTCGACATCGTCTCGGGTTCGACGCTCGTGGACGCTGCCGGCGATGTGAACACCATCTCCGTGAACTCGGTCTCGGGCGGCACCACCGTGCGGCTCGACGAGTCGCTCGCCGCGAACTACGTGATCCGCTCGCTCAGCGGACGCCTGCTCATCGACGGCGTGGAGCGCAGCTCCTCCGGCCCGAGCAACTACACCGGCACGACCGGCGAACTCGCGGGGCGCTTCGTCGACCTCCGGGCGAACTCGGTGTCGGGCGGCGTCACGGTGCTCCGCCGCGCACCCGAATCGATCACGAACGACGCGGAGTGGGAGGAATCATGA
- a CDS encoding ABC transporter substrate-binding protein, producing MPCTSLRAFGALAATAAAVLALSACSSTPSGEGSSGGDVTLSYAIWDENQKPAMEDIAAAFTEENPNVTIDIQVTPTKEYWTKLQTAASGGAAADVFWMNGPNFQLYASNGQLAPLDDSAIDPADYPEALAELYTFDGKLYGAPKDFDTVALWYNTALFDAAGVEYPTADWTWDDLKDAAKKLTDPAKGQYGIAASQYGQENYYNSIAQAGGEVVSADGTESGYGSGEALEGIELWTDLIASGSSPTAQQLTDTNPEDFFLSGKVAMFQNGSWAAGAYADNADIGGSVNVAPLSAGPEGNQSVIHGLANVANAKSPHLEEAKAFAAFASGEQAAKIQAETGTVIPAFNGTQQAWVDALPQYDLQVYIDALDTAVPYPVSKNTSAWTSIESEVLSQVWSGAVSPKDGLQDLAEQMQAALDAEQE from the coding sequence ATGCCCTGCACCTCCCTCCGCGCCTTCGGCGCCCTGGCCGCCACCGCGGCCGCCGTCCTCGCCCTGAGCGCCTGCTCGTCCACGCCGTCCGGCGAGGGGTCGTCCGGCGGCGACGTCACCCTCAGCTACGCCATCTGGGACGAGAACCAGAAGCCGGCGATGGAAGACATCGCCGCGGCGTTCACCGAAGAGAACCCGAACGTCACGATCGACATCCAGGTCACTCCGACCAAGGAGTACTGGACCAAGCTGCAGACGGCGGCGAGCGGCGGAGCGGCCGCGGACGTTTTCTGGATGAACGGCCCGAACTTCCAGCTCTACGCGTCGAACGGCCAGCTGGCTCCGCTCGACGACTCCGCCATCGACCCCGCTGACTACCCGGAGGCCCTCGCCGAGCTCTACACCTTCGACGGCAAGCTCTACGGCGCACCCAAGGACTTCGACACCGTCGCGCTCTGGTACAACACCGCGCTCTTCGACGCCGCCGGAGTCGAGTATCCGACCGCTGACTGGACGTGGGATGACCTCAAGGACGCGGCGAAGAAGCTGACGGATCCGGCGAAGGGCCAGTACGGGATCGCCGCGAGCCAGTACGGCCAGGAGAACTACTACAACTCGATCGCTCAGGCGGGTGGCGAGGTCGTCTCCGCCGACGGCACCGAGAGCGGATACGGGTCGGGCGAGGCGCTCGAAGGCATCGAACTGTGGACGGATCTCATCGCCAGCGGTTCATCGCCGACCGCGCAGCAGCTCACCGACACCAACCCGGAGGACTTCTTCCTCTCGGGCAAGGTCGCGATGTTCCAGAACGGGTCGTGGGCTGCCGGAGCCTACGCGGACAACGCGGACATCGGCGGCTCCGTGAACGTGGCTCCGCTCTCGGCGGGACCCGAGGGGAACCAGAGCGTGATCCACGGGTTGGCCAACGTCGCCAACGCGAAGAGCCCGCACCTCGAAGAGGCGAAGGCCTTCGCCGCCTTCGCGTCCGGAGAGCAGGCGGCGAAGATCCAGGCCGAGACGGGCACCGTCATCCCCGCCTTCAACGGCACGCAGCAGGCCTGGGTGGATGCACTGCCGCAGTACGACCTGCAGGTCTACATCGACGCGCTCGACACGGCAGTGCCCTACCCGGTGTCGAAGAACACGTCCGCCTGGACGAGCATCGAGAGCGAAGTGCTGTCTCAGGTCTGGTCGGGCGCGGTCTCGCCGAAGGACGGCCTCCAGGACCTCGCCGAGCAGATGCAGGCGGCCCTGGACGCCGAACAGGAGTGA
- a CDS encoding carbohydrate ABC transporter permease, whose translation MSDVSLDTRAIVGASRREGAGAGRTKNRGLWVVHLVLLIGAVLMVFPFLWQLLTSFKTLSDSVQVPPSLLPREWVFTNFAEVFESMPFAQMFLNSVWLTVGRTVGQVLLCTMAGYAFARIPFPGRNALFVLFLSVLMVPSQLYLLPQYEIIQALGWLNTLQALIVPGIFSAFGTFLMRQFFLSMPAELEEAARIDGANPWQTFWRIMVPLAKPGIIALVVFTVLWSWNDLLWPLIVTTDPAKMPLSVGLSQLVGLHGTDYPVLMAGALLATLPMLVTFMILQRQFIQGIAFSGSKG comes from the coding sequence ATGAGTGACGTCTCGCTCGACACGCGTGCCATCGTCGGCGCCTCCCGACGCGAAGGCGCCGGTGCCGGCCGCACGAAGAACCGCGGCCTCTGGGTCGTGCATCTCGTGCTCCTCATCGGCGCGGTGCTGATGGTCTTCCCCTTCCTCTGGCAGCTGCTCACCTCGTTCAAGACGCTGTCCGACTCCGTGCAGGTGCCGCCGAGCCTGCTGCCGCGCGAATGGGTCTTCACGAACTTCGCCGAGGTCTTCGAGTCGATGCCGTTCGCCCAGATGTTCCTCAACTCGGTGTGGCTCACCGTCGGACGCACGGTCGGTCAGGTGCTGCTGTGCACGATGGCCGGGTACGCGTTCGCGCGCATCCCGTTCCCCGGACGCAACGCCCTCTTCGTGCTCTTCCTCTCGGTCCTGATGGTGCCGTCGCAGCTGTACCTGCTGCCGCAGTACGAGATCATCCAGGCGCTCGGCTGGCTGAACACCCTGCAGGCGCTGATCGTGCCCGGCATCTTCAGCGCGTTCGGCACGTTCCTGATGCGGCAGTTCTTCCTGTCGATGCCGGCCGAGCTCGAAGAGGCGGCGCGCATCGACGGGGCGAATCCGTGGCAGACCTTCTGGCGCATCATGGTTCCGCTCGCGAAGCCTGGCATCATCGCTCTCGTGGTGTTCACTGTGCTCTGGTCGTGGAACGACCTCCTCTGGCCGCTGATCGTGACGACCGATCCGGCGAAGATGCCGCTGTCCGTCGGGCTCTCCCAGCTGGTCGGTCTGCACGGCACCGACTACCCCGTGCTGATGGCCGGAGCGCTCCTGGCGACGCTGCCGATGCTGGTGACGTTCATGATCCTGCAGCGGCAGTTCATCCAGGGCATCGCCTTCAGCGGATCGAAAGGCTGA
- a CDS encoding FAD-dependent oxidoreductase, with the protein MNPLWKIDTSPLLGSPLEPGAQHDVVIVGAGITGLTTAVMLTRAGLDVAVIESGDIAELATGGNTGKLSLLQGKRLAEIRRHHPAALVRAYVDANRQGMEWLLAFAETAGVPYTWRPDHSYAQTPDGLETLRAQHAAAREAGLATRMLTPGDLDAAPFPAAGAVALDDQVTIDPVTVTRALAGEFLEEGGTLHTGIRATGVHALPSPRVETADGPVFADHIVLATGSPILDRGLYFTKTSGMRSYCVSFRVPGEVPTGTFLSVDGSTRSIRPVSETDGPADTAQLVVGGNGHPVGRSDSEAAAIDDLVSWTAQHFPGAEETHRWSAQDYTSHNQIPFVGAMPRGLGAIRFATGYAKWGLSNAPAAALRLTAEILGTGWRDRPRWMNAIATRLTVPADLAKGAVEGAKVAAAAASGWVGAESRSVPVPRPEEGSGVRANRAGVPVGISTVDGVTRAVSAVCTHLGGVLEWNDAECTWDCPLHASRFAPDGTRIEGPALKDLPELPRVGSS; encoded by the coding sequence ATGAATCCGCTCTGGAAGATCGACACGTCCCCGCTCCTCGGCTCGCCGCTCGAGCCGGGCGCCCAGCACGACGTGGTCATCGTGGGAGCGGGGATCACCGGCCTGACCACCGCGGTGATGCTCACCCGCGCCGGGCTCGATGTGGCCGTGATCGAATCCGGCGACATCGCCGAGCTCGCGACGGGCGGGAACACCGGCAAGCTCTCGCTGCTGCAGGGCAAGCGGCTCGCGGAGATCCGCCGCCACCACCCTGCCGCGCTCGTGCGCGCCTACGTCGACGCCAACCGCCAGGGCATGGAGTGGCTGCTCGCGTTCGCCGAGACCGCGGGAGTCCCGTACACCTGGCGCCCCGACCATTCCTACGCGCAGACACCGGACGGACTCGAGACGCTGCGGGCACAGCACGCGGCCGCCCGCGAGGCGGGGCTCGCGACGAGGATGCTGACCCCCGGCGACCTGGACGCGGCCCCGTTCCCGGCCGCCGGCGCCGTCGCGCTCGACGACCAGGTGACGATCGACCCCGTGACCGTCACGCGCGCCCTCGCCGGCGAGTTCCTCGAGGAGGGCGGGACGCTGCACACCGGCATCCGCGCCACCGGTGTGCACGCACTCCCCTCGCCGCGCGTCGAGACGGCGGACGGACCGGTCTTCGCCGACCACATCGTGCTCGCCACCGGAAGCCCGATCCTCGACCGCGGCCTCTACTTCACCAAGACCAGCGGAATGCGGTCGTACTGCGTCTCGTTCCGGGTGCCCGGCGAGGTGCCGACCGGCACCTTCCTCTCGGTCGACGGTTCGACCCGCTCCATCCGCCCCGTGTCGGAGACCGACGGGCCGGCCGACACGGCGCAGCTCGTCGTCGGCGGCAACGGCCACCCGGTCGGACGCTCGGACAGCGAGGCCGCCGCGATCGACGACCTGGTCTCGTGGACCGCGCAGCACTTCCCCGGCGCGGAGGAGACGCACCGCTGGTCGGCGCAGGACTACACGTCGCACAACCAGATCCCGTTCGTGGGAGCGATGCCCCGCGGGCTCGGCGCGATCCGCTTCGCCACCGGCTACGCGAAATGGGGACTCTCGAACGCTCCGGCCGCCGCGCTGCGGCTGACCGCCGAGATCCTCGGCACGGGCTGGCGCGACCGGCCGCGCTGGATGAACGCGATCGCCACGCGACTGACCGTGCCGGCCGATCTCGCGAAGGGCGCCGTCGAGGGCGCCAAGGTCGCGGCGGCGGCCGCCTCCGGGTGGGTGGGGGCCGAATCACGATCGGTCCCGGTTCCGCGTCCCGAAGAGGGCAGCGGGGTGCGTGCCAACCGGGCCGGAGTCCCGGTCGGGATCTCGACCGTCGACGGCGTCACGCGCGCCGTCTCCGCGGTGTGCACGCATCTCGGCGGGGTGCTGGAGTGGAACGATGCCGAGTGCACGTGGGACTGCCCGCTGCACGCCTCGCGCTTCGCTCCCGACGGCACGCGCATCGAAGGCCCGGCGCTCAAGGACCTCCCGGAGCTGCCCCGCGTGGGCAGCAGCTGA